From Lolium perenne isolate Kyuss_39 chromosome 5, Kyuss_2.0, whole genome shotgun sequence, a single genomic window includes:
- the LOC127303420 gene encoding uncharacterized protein — protein MVGGACGGGRALRRVDSAPRPTLCRSDAMKKKKKRSKRSRLSAALRELKLAAKARDKDGLLQILVTGHRASRDDGAAGGTSTERTVAEADTGAEKRARPWAQGGGADADPKTGGGPLLDSGRPVASGGVCGRRCASWVLAAAFVFALACVVALGTAPAICCCTCAAWLCGGRAAQEHASDSACAVLRLRGSCHGRATRAIVQPQVDSSTLYKAEVAGGGG, from the coding sequence ATGGTCGGCGGCGCCTGCGGGGGCGGTAGGGCGCTCCGGAGAGTCGACAGCGCCCCGAGGCCGACGCTGTGCAGGAGCGACgccatgaagaagaagaagaagaggagcaaGCGGTCCAGGCTCTCGGCTGCGCTGCGGGAGCTCAAGCTGGCCGCCAAAGCCAGGGACAAGGACGGCCTCCTGCAGATCCTCGTCACCGGGCACCGCGCTAGCCGCGACGACGGCGCAGCCGGCGGCACGTCGACGGAGCGCACCGTGGCCGAGGCCGACACGGGTGCCGAGAAGCGCGCGCGGCCGTGGGCGCAGGGAGGCGGCGCCGATGCTGACCCAAAAACTGGCGGTGGTCCACTTCTCGACTCCGGGAGGCCGGTGGCATCCGGGGGAGTCTGCGGTCGTCGTTGCGCGAGCTGGGTGCTGGCCGCGGCGTTCGTGTTCGCCCTGGCGTGCGTGGTGGCTCTCGGGACGGCGCCGGCCATCTGCTGCTGCACTTGCGCCGCCTGGCTGTGCGGCGGCCGCGCCGCGCAGGAGCATGCATCAGACTCCGCGTGCGCCGTCCTGAGGCTGAGGGGCTCCTGCCACGGCCGCGCCACGAGAGCAATTGTACAACCACAAGTCGATAGTAGTACTCTGTACAAGGCAGAGGTCGCCGGTGGCGGTGGGTGA